A genomic region of Chaetodon auriga isolate fChaAug3 chromosome 11, fChaAug3.hap1, whole genome shotgun sequence contains the following coding sequences:
- the inpp5f gene encoding phosphatidylinositide phosphatase SAC2 isoform X2, whose product MELFQAKDDYILQSGDRALWCSRKDGTMTVRPATDLLLAWNPVCLGLVEGVIGKIQLHTDLPLGLVLIRQKALVGHLPGNHKVYKITKIAVIPLSDEEPQELELELCKKHHFGIDRPEKLAQSPDESKFLMKTFSQIKSNVAVPIKKKVKENKEKERLERRLLDELYKIFMDSDSFYYSMTYDLTNSVQRQGDSDKSSLPLWKQVDDRFFWNKHMIQDLIDLQVPEVDFWVIPIIQGFVQVEELVVNYNETSDEERSSPETPPQEVTCVDDIHPRFTVALISRRSRHRAGMRYKRRGVDTDGHVANYVETEQLIHVHSHTLSFVQTRGSVPVFWSQAGYRYNPRPRLEKGEKETMSYFASHFEEQLKLYKTQVIINLVDQSGREKIIGDSYLKQVLLYNNPNLTYVSFDFHEHCRGMKFENVQILTDAISDIITDMKWAWVDQAGVICKQEGIFRVNCMDCLDRTNVVQAAVARVVMEQQLKKLGVMPPEQPLPLKCYRIYQIMWANNGDTISRQYAGTAALKGDFTRTGERKLAGVMKDGVNSANRYYLNRFRDAYRQAVIDLMMGLPVTEDLYSIFSKEKEHEEKEKESQRGAQEQVSLLLQTYMQLLLPDDEKFHGGWALINCDMSLVDATNKDVDVLLLLSDKAYYIAYYDEEADKVNQYQRLNLEGLEKIEIGPEPTLFGKPKFCCMRLHYRNEETSGYFHTLRAATRNPEDDGKDTLQCIAEMLRITKQATGLDVPVVEKKLERRQSKPHEDIMGIQNKPADQVQGSSGLAQGKSFLLNKFSSLNQKVKQTKTNVNIGTFKPLGKLGNFSKPDVKVNFLKPTMHVNLWKSDSSLETSDNPGTGTLKDIGDDHSEISSDSDSYNSDPEHPCSGSLENVDYVLPSCGIVASNPRLGSRSQSIGSAELNIPSVIRVTGCDGKQESPSQVSDDKSPGAASVAEEAILIDFGTPIDAYCHQFIQDAQTKPVEVFGEQPPAAVPRINPAPPVQNKTPADSNRQPSSEPPQHRQEEPQLPRPSQLDVESTTSSSNLLSVQKPSSAASGSSQRSLSSQMEGSLGPSPADSNGSRVVSPFAKIKSSMVQVASLTQAGLTQGINFAVAKVQKSPEPDTVNEAQESELRAMFTQCQTRIIQI is encoded by the exons ATGGAGCTGTTCCAAGCCAAAGACGACTACATTCTTCAGAGCGGAGACCGTGCGCTGTGGTGCAGCCGAAAAGACGGGACCATGACCGTCAGACCTG cGACAGACCTGTTGTTAGCTTGGAATCCGGTGTGTTTGGGTTTGGTAGAAGGCGTCATTGGCAAGATACAGCTTCACACAG ATCTTCCTCTCGGCCTCGTATTAATCCGACAGAAAGCTCTCGTGGGCCATTTACCGGGCAACCACAAAGTCTACAAGATCACCAAGATAGCTGTCATTCCTCTGTCTGATGAAGAGCCTCAGGAGCTTGAGCTGGAG ctttgcaaGAAGCATCATTTTGGAATCGACAGACCAGAGAAACTGGCCCAGTCTCCTGATGAGTCAAAGTTCTTGATGAAGACTTTCAGTCAGATCAAATCTAATGTGGCTGTGCCCATCAAGAAAAAG GTCAAGGAGAACAAAGAGAAGGAGCGTCTGGAGAGGCGGCTGCTGGATGAGCTGTACAAGATATTCATGGACTCGGACTCTTTCTACTACAGCATGACCTACGACCTGACAAATAGTGTGCAGCGTCAGGGAGACTCGGACAAGTCCAGCTTACCCCTGTGGAAACAG GTGGATGACCGTTTCTTCTGGAACAAACACATGATCCAAGACCTTATTGACCTTCAG GTGCCAGAGGTGGACTTCTGGGTGATACCAATCATCCAGGGCTTTGTACAGGTGGAGGAACTGGTGGTGAACTACAATGAGACATCtgatgaggagaggagcagtCCTGAGACACCACCACAGGAGGTCACCTGTGTTGATGACATCCATCCCCGCTTCACTGTGGCCCTGATCTCCAGGCGTAGCCGCCACCGCGCAG GGATGCGGTACAAACGCAGAGGAGTGGATACCGATGGCCATGTGGCTAACTATGTGGAGACAGAGCAGTTAATCCACGTGCACAGCCACACTCTGTCCTTTGTGCAGACTCGTGGCTCAGTGCCCGTCTTCTGGAGCCAGGCGGGGTACCGCTACAATCCCCGGCCACGCTTAGAGAAAG GAGAGAAGGAGACCATGTCTTACTTTGCTTCTCACTTTGAAGAACAGCTTAAACTCTACAAGACGCAG GTCATCATTAACTTAGTGGACCAAAGTGGACGGGAGAAGATAATTGGTGATTCATACCTGAAGCAAGTCCTGCTTTACAACAACCCAAACCTCACATACGTTTCATTTGACTTCCATGAACACTG CCGAGGTATGAAGTTTGAGAATGTGCAAATCTTGACAGATGCAATCTCTGATATCATCACTGACATGAAGTGGGCCTG GGTGGATCAGGCCGGAGTCATCTGCAAGCAGGAGGGTATCTTCAGAGTCAATTGTATGGACTGTCTTGACAGGACCAACGTGGTCCAGGCGGCTGTTGCTCGGGTGGTGATGGAGCAGCAG ctgaagaaacTGGGTGTGATGCCTCCAGAGCAGCCTCTGCCTCTCAAATGCTACAGGATTTATCAGATCATGTGGGCCAACAATGGAGACACCATCAGCAGACAATATGCAGGCACAGCAGCGCTGAAG GGCGATTTCACCAGGACGGGTGAAAGGAAACTGGCTGGCGTGATGAAGGATGGCGTGAACTCAGCCAACCGCTACTATCTGAACCGCTTTAGGGATGCTTACAGACAAGCAGTCATCG acCTAATGATGGGCCTGCCAGTGACGGAGGACCTCTACTCCATCTTCAGCAAGGAGAAGGAgcatgaagaaaaagagaaagagagccagAGGGGAGCACAGGAGCAGGtcagcctcctgctgcagaCCTACATGCAGCTTTTGCTGCCTGATGACGAGAAGTTTCATGGAGGTTGGGCCCTCATCAATTGTGACATGAG CCTTGTTGATGCAACCAACAAAGAtgtggatgtgctgctgcttctgtctgacAAAGCCTATTACATTGCTTA CTATGATGAAGAAGCAGATAAAGTCAACCAATACCAGCGCCTCAATTTAGAGGGTTTGGAAAAGATCGAAATTG GTCCAGAGCCGACTCTGTTTGGGAAGCCAAAGTTCTGCTGCATGCGTTTGCATTACAGGAATGAAGAGACGAGTGGATACTTTCACACACTGAGAGCGGCCACGCGAAACCCTGAGGATGATGGAAAAG ACACGTTACAATGCATAGCTGAGATGCTGCGCATAACTAAACAAGCCACAGGACTGGATGTTCCTGTGGTTGAAAAGAAGCTGGAGAG GCGGCAGAGTAAACCTCATGAGGATATAATGGGCATCCAGAACAAACCTGCTGACCAGGTCCAGGGTAGCTCTGGCCTGGCGCAGGGCAAAAGTTTCCTCCTCAACAAATTCTCCTCTCTCAATCAGAAAGTGAAACAGACCAAGACAAACGTAAACATTGGCACCTTCAAGCCCCTCGGGAAGCTGGGCAACTTCTCTAAGCCTGATGTGAAAGTCAATTTCCTGAAGCCAACTATGCATGTGAACCTGTGGAAGTCGGACAGCAGCTTGGAGACATCAGATAACCCTGGCACGGGAACCCTAAAAGATATCGGTGACGACCACTCTGAAAtctcctctgactctgactcttaTAATTCTGACCCGGAGCATCCGTGTTCTGGTTCTTTAGAAAATGTGGACTATGTGCTGCCCAGCTGCGGCATTGTAGCATCAAACCCACGACTGGGCAGTCGCTCCCAGTCTATTGGTAGCGCGGAGCTAAATATCCCCTCTGTTATCCGGGTCACTGGCTGCGACGGGAAGCAGGAAAGCCCCTCTCAAGTCAGTGATGACAAGTCCCCAGGGGCCGCCTCTGTGGCTGAAGAGGCCATTTTGATTGACTTTGGTACTCCCATTGATGCCTACTGCCACCAGTTTATCCAGGATGCACAGACCAAACCTGTTGAGGTGTTTGGAGAGCAGCCGCCAGCTGCTGTCCCCCGAATCAACCCCGCGCCGCCCGTGCAGAATAAGACGCCAGCAGACTCAAACAGGCAGCCAAGTTCAGAGCCGCCACAGCATCGGCAGGAGGAGCCCCAGCTCCCCAGGCCATCCCAGCTCGACGTCGAGTCCACTACCTCCAGTTCCAACCTCCTCTCCGTCCAGAAGCCGAGCTCTGCGGCCTCGGGAAGCTCTCAGAGGAGTCTGAGTTCACAGATGGAGGGCAGCCTCGGCCCTTCACCTGCCGACAGCAACGGCAGCCGAGTGGTGTCCCCCTTTGCCAAGATCAAGAGCTCCATGGTCCAGGTGGCCAGCCTCACTCAGGCCGGACTCACCCAGGGCATCAACTTTGCTGTGGCAAAGGTACAGAAGAGCCCAGAGCCAGACACTGTTAACGAAGCCCAGGAGAGTGAGCTGAGGGCAATGTTTACGCAGTGCCAGACCAGGATCATTCAGATCTAG
- the inpp5f gene encoding phosphatidylinositide phosphatase SAC2 isoform X1, with protein MELFQAKDDYILQSGDRALWCSRKDGTMTVRPATDLLLAWNPVCLGLVEGVIGKIQLHTDLPLGLVLIRQKALVGHLPGNHKVYKITKIAVIPLSDEEPQELELELCKKHHFGIDRPEKLAQSPDESKFLMKTFSQIKSNVAVPIKKKYSPAFQVKENKEKERLERRLLDELYKIFMDSDSFYYSMTYDLTNSVQRQGDSDKSSLPLWKQVDDRFFWNKHMIQDLIDLQVPEVDFWVIPIIQGFVQVEELVVNYNETSDEERSSPETPPQEVTCVDDIHPRFTVALISRRSRHRAGMRYKRRGVDTDGHVANYVETEQLIHVHSHTLSFVQTRGSVPVFWSQAGYRYNPRPRLEKGEKETMSYFASHFEEQLKLYKTQVIINLVDQSGREKIIGDSYLKQVLLYNNPNLTYVSFDFHEHCRGMKFENVQILTDAISDIITDMKWAWVDQAGVICKQEGIFRVNCMDCLDRTNVVQAAVARVVMEQQLKKLGVMPPEQPLPLKCYRIYQIMWANNGDTISRQYAGTAALKGDFTRTGERKLAGVMKDGVNSANRYYLNRFRDAYRQAVIDLMMGLPVTEDLYSIFSKEKEHEEKEKESQRGAQEQVSLLLQTYMQLLLPDDEKFHGGWALINCDMSLVDATNKDVDVLLLLSDKAYYIAYYDEEADKVNQYQRLNLEGLEKIEIGPEPTLFGKPKFCCMRLHYRNEETSGYFHTLRAATRNPEDDGKDTLQCIAEMLRITKQATGLDVPVVEKKLERRQSKPHEDIMGIQNKPADQVQGSSGLAQGKSFLLNKFSSLNQKVKQTKTNVNIGTFKPLGKLGNFSKPDVKVNFLKPTMHVNLWKSDSSLETSDNPGTGTLKDIGDDHSEISSDSDSYNSDPEHPCSGSLENVDYVLPSCGIVASNPRLGSRSQSIGSAELNIPSVIRVTGCDGKQESPSQVSDDKSPGAASVAEEAILIDFGTPIDAYCHQFIQDAQTKPVEVFGEQPPAAVPRINPAPPVQNKTPADSNRQPSSEPPQHRQEEPQLPRPSQLDVESTTSSSNLLSVQKPSSAASGSSQRSLSSQMEGSLGPSPADSNGSRVVSPFAKIKSSMVQVASLTQAGLTQGINFAVAKVQKSPEPDTVNEAQESELRAMFTQCQTRIIQI; from the exons ATGGAGCTGTTCCAAGCCAAAGACGACTACATTCTTCAGAGCGGAGACCGTGCGCTGTGGTGCAGCCGAAAAGACGGGACCATGACCGTCAGACCTG cGACAGACCTGTTGTTAGCTTGGAATCCGGTGTGTTTGGGTTTGGTAGAAGGCGTCATTGGCAAGATACAGCTTCACACAG ATCTTCCTCTCGGCCTCGTATTAATCCGACAGAAAGCTCTCGTGGGCCATTTACCGGGCAACCACAAAGTCTACAAGATCACCAAGATAGCTGTCATTCCTCTGTCTGATGAAGAGCCTCAGGAGCTTGAGCTGGAG ctttgcaaGAAGCATCATTTTGGAATCGACAGACCAGAGAAACTGGCCCAGTCTCCTGATGAGTCAAAGTTCTTGATGAAGACTTTCAGTCAGATCAAATCTAATGTGGCTGTGCCCATCAAGAAAAAG TATTCCCCTGCCTTCCAGGTCAAGGAGAACAAAGAGAAGGAGCGTCTGGAGAGGCGGCTGCTGGATGAGCTGTACAAGATATTCATGGACTCGGACTCTTTCTACTACAGCATGACCTACGACCTGACAAATAGTGTGCAGCGTCAGGGAGACTCGGACAAGTCCAGCTTACCCCTGTGGAAACAG GTGGATGACCGTTTCTTCTGGAACAAACACATGATCCAAGACCTTATTGACCTTCAG GTGCCAGAGGTGGACTTCTGGGTGATACCAATCATCCAGGGCTTTGTACAGGTGGAGGAACTGGTGGTGAACTACAATGAGACATCtgatgaggagaggagcagtCCTGAGACACCACCACAGGAGGTCACCTGTGTTGATGACATCCATCCCCGCTTCACTGTGGCCCTGATCTCCAGGCGTAGCCGCCACCGCGCAG GGATGCGGTACAAACGCAGAGGAGTGGATACCGATGGCCATGTGGCTAACTATGTGGAGACAGAGCAGTTAATCCACGTGCACAGCCACACTCTGTCCTTTGTGCAGACTCGTGGCTCAGTGCCCGTCTTCTGGAGCCAGGCGGGGTACCGCTACAATCCCCGGCCACGCTTAGAGAAAG GAGAGAAGGAGACCATGTCTTACTTTGCTTCTCACTTTGAAGAACAGCTTAAACTCTACAAGACGCAG GTCATCATTAACTTAGTGGACCAAAGTGGACGGGAGAAGATAATTGGTGATTCATACCTGAAGCAAGTCCTGCTTTACAACAACCCAAACCTCACATACGTTTCATTTGACTTCCATGAACACTG CCGAGGTATGAAGTTTGAGAATGTGCAAATCTTGACAGATGCAATCTCTGATATCATCACTGACATGAAGTGGGCCTG GGTGGATCAGGCCGGAGTCATCTGCAAGCAGGAGGGTATCTTCAGAGTCAATTGTATGGACTGTCTTGACAGGACCAACGTGGTCCAGGCGGCTGTTGCTCGGGTGGTGATGGAGCAGCAG ctgaagaaacTGGGTGTGATGCCTCCAGAGCAGCCTCTGCCTCTCAAATGCTACAGGATTTATCAGATCATGTGGGCCAACAATGGAGACACCATCAGCAGACAATATGCAGGCACAGCAGCGCTGAAG GGCGATTTCACCAGGACGGGTGAAAGGAAACTGGCTGGCGTGATGAAGGATGGCGTGAACTCAGCCAACCGCTACTATCTGAACCGCTTTAGGGATGCTTACAGACAAGCAGTCATCG acCTAATGATGGGCCTGCCAGTGACGGAGGACCTCTACTCCATCTTCAGCAAGGAGAAGGAgcatgaagaaaaagagaaagagagccagAGGGGAGCACAGGAGCAGGtcagcctcctgctgcagaCCTACATGCAGCTTTTGCTGCCTGATGACGAGAAGTTTCATGGAGGTTGGGCCCTCATCAATTGTGACATGAG CCTTGTTGATGCAACCAACAAAGAtgtggatgtgctgctgcttctgtctgacAAAGCCTATTACATTGCTTA CTATGATGAAGAAGCAGATAAAGTCAACCAATACCAGCGCCTCAATTTAGAGGGTTTGGAAAAGATCGAAATTG GTCCAGAGCCGACTCTGTTTGGGAAGCCAAAGTTCTGCTGCATGCGTTTGCATTACAGGAATGAAGAGACGAGTGGATACTTTCACACACTGAGAGCGGCCACGCGAAACCCTGAGGATGATGGAAAAG ACACGTTACAATGCATAGCTGAGATGCTGCGCATAACTAAACAAGCCACAGGACTGGATGTTCCTGTGGTTGAAAAGAAGCTGGAGAG GCGGCAGAGTAAACCTCATGAGGATATAATGGGCATCCAGAACAAACCTGCTGACCAGGTCCAGGGTAGCTCTGGCCTGGCGCAGGGCAAAAGTTTCCTCCTCAACAAATTCTCCTCTCTCAATCAGAAAGTGAAACAGACCAAGACAAACGTAAACATTGGCACCTTCAAGCCCCTCGGGAAGCTGGGCAACTTCTCTAAGCCTGATGTGAAAGTCAATTTCCTGAAGCCAACTATGCATGTGAACCTGTGGAAGTCGGACAGCAGCTTGGAGACATCAGATAACCCTGGCACGGGAACCCTAAAAGATATCGGTGACGACCACTCTGAAAtctcctctgactctgactcttaTAATTCTGACCCGGAGCATCCGTGTTCTGGTTCTTTAGAAAATGTGGACTATGTGCTGCCCAGCTGCGGCATTGTAGCATCAAACCCACGACTGGGCAGTCGCTCCCAGTCTATTGGTAGCGCGGAGCTAAATATCCCCTCTGTTATCCGGGTCACTGGCTGCGACGGGAAGCAGGAAAGCCCCTCTCAAGTCAGTGATGACAAGTCCCCAGGGGCCGCCTCTGTGGCTGAAGAGGCCATTTTGATTGACTTTGGTACTCCCATTGATGCCTACTGCCACCAGTTTATCCAGGATGCACAGACCAAACCTGTTGAGGTGTTTGGAGAGCAGCCGCCAGCTGCTGTCCCCCGAATCAACCCCGCGCCGCCCGTGCAGAATAAGACGCCAGCAGACTCAAACAGGCAGCCAAGTTCAGAGCCGCCACAGCATCGGCAGGAGGAGCCCCAGCTCCCCAGGCCATCCCAGCTCGACGTCGAGTCCACTACCTCCAGTTCCAACCTCCTCTCCGTCCAGAAGCCGAGCTCTGCGGCCTCGGGAAGCTCTCAGAGGAGTCTGAGTTCACAGATGGAGGGCAGCCTCGGCCCTTCACCTGCCGACAGCAACGGCAGCCGAGTGGTGTCCCCCTTTGCCAAGATCAAGAGCTCCATGGTCCAGGTGGCCAGCCTCACTCAGGCCGGACTCACCCAGGGCATCAACTTTGCTGTGGCAAAGGTACAGAAGAGCCCAGAGCCAGACACTGTTAACGAAGCCCAGGAGAGTGAGCTGAGGGCAATGTTTACGCAGTGCCAGACCAGGATCATTCAGATCTAG
- the mcmbp gene encoding mini-chromosome maintenance complex-binding protein — protein sequence MMPSTHDWINNPLSVVEGMFAASQNNPNSGWEAKAVEFFKAQLKEKDAHTWVPSLNDVPLHYLKPNSLVKFRCLIQDMFDPEFYMGVYETVDPTTKAKVLRCGKYKDVTECGVDFNSRNTVTAERQTFYCVPIPGENPWVKESYASSSQARVLPSTSYAPTRQKRSYEEDDDDMDDMDTQPQKQREPHTGPQGPTDQHGNGDCKRQETEAPSSQTASASHLDLNFPLPGEKGPSCLVKVYEEWDSFKLNDTLEVYGILSVSPALSALADEKDASSSVLDPAECMETAEEQRVHSPPASLVPRLHMLYARPLPHINPLLPSATLEDNSALFSSTLGEMASVRAELLTYFTHILLGDALAAEYLILHLISNVYTRRDVLPLGKFTLNLSGCPNVASYTQRFYQIIQQLVPCSYYLGMSLQNMNQMRLVPKKDYVANRLVSGALQLARNTSLFLDETQLEQGQLDTTGVRNVTALGNLISWQKVDYDFNYHQMEFPCNINVLIASEGRSLLPSDCHIHLQTQVTPAHMEEYLSSIHMHSQASPQLNKFRLYLSMARQLDYSISDEMTKSVEDDFVDMRKDDPQSVSAEDLHRMLVVARLLCLSLGQTSLSRDSWLRAKHMDALRRSRVEQHKCVNGNEP from the exons ATGATGCCTTCCACTCATGACTGGATTAACAACCCTCTCAGTGTTGTTGAAGGGATGTTTG CTGCTTCCCAGAACAATCCAAACTCTGGATGGGAGGCGAAGGCGGTTGAATTCTTTAAAGCTCAGCTGAAAGAGAAGGACGCTCACACCTGG GTCCCATCTCTGAACGATGTCCCTCTGCACTACCTGAAGCCCAACAGCCTGGTGAAGTTTCGTTGCTTAATCCAAGACATGTTCGATCCAGAGTTCTACATGGGAGTGTATGAGACTGTTGATCCAACTACAAAGGCTAAA GTGTTGCGATGCGGGAAGTACAAAGATGTGACAGAATGTGGG GTGGATTTTAACTCCAGAAACACCgtgactgcagagagacagacctTCTACTGTGTGCCAATCCCTGGAGAAAATCCCTGGGTGAAAGAGA GCTATGCCAGCTCTAGCCAAGCGAGGGTGCTTCCTTCCACCTCGTATGCGCCGACCAGACAGAAACGCAGCTACGAGGAAGATGATGACGACATGGATGACATGGACACACAACCGCAGAAGCAGAGGGAGCCACATACGG GCCCTCAAGGCCCCACAGACCAGCACGGCAATGGTGACTGTAAGCGGCAGGAAACAGAAGCTCCCTCCAGCCAGACGGCGTCCGCCTCCCATCTCGATCTCAACTTCCCCCTACCGGGAGAGAAAGGCCCCTCCTGCCTCGTCAAG GTGTACGAGGAGTGGGACAGCTTCAAACTGAACGACACGCTGGAGGTCTACGGGATCCTCTCTGTCAGCCCTGCTCTCAGCGCTCTGGCCGACGAGAA GGACGCCTCCTCATCAGTCCTGGACCCTGCAGAGTGCATGGAGACAGCAGAAGAGCAGAGAGTGCACAGCCCGCCGGCCTCGCTTGTTCCTCGCCTCCACATGCTCTACGCCAGGCCGCTGCCACACATCAACCCCCTGCTGCCGTCTGCCACCTTGGAGGACAACAGTGCCC TTTTCTCGTCGACCCTCGGCGAGATGGCCTCCGTCAGGGCGGAGCTGCTCACGTACTTCACTCACATCCTTCTGGGAGACGCCCTGGCTGCCGAGTACCTCATTCTGCATCTCATTTCTAACGT GTACACGAGACGGGATGTTCTCCCACTGGGCAAGTTCACCTTGAACCTGAGCGGCTGTCCCAATGTCGCCTCGTACACTCAGCGCTTCTACCAGATCATCCAGCAGCTCGTGCCTTGT TCGTATTATCTGGGCATGAGCCTCCAGAACATGAACCAGATGCGGCTGGTGCCTAAGAAGGACTATGTGGCAAATCGGCTAGTGAGTGGAGCCCTGCAGCTGGCCAGAAACACCTCCCTCTTCCTGGATGAAACCCAGCTGGAGCAGGGACAGCTGGACACAACAG gTGTGCGTAACGTCACGGCCCTGGGGAACCTGATCTCGTGGCAGAAGGTTGATTATGACTTTAACTACCACCAGATGGAATTCCCCTGCAATATTAACGTGCTCATCGCGTCAGAGGGCCGCTCGCTTCTACCG TCAGACTGTCACATTCACCTCCAGACCCAGGTGACCCCAGCCCACATGGAGGAGTATCTCAGCAGCATCCACATGCATTCGCAGGCTTCGCCGCAGCTGAACAAGTTCAGACTGTACCTGAGCATGGCTCGCCAGCTAGACTACAGTATCTCCGATGAAATGACAAAG TCCGTTGAGGACGACTTTGTAGACATGAGGAAGGACGACCCCCAGAGCGTATCTGCAGAGGACCTCCACAGGATGCTGGTTGTGGCGAG GTTGCTGTGTCTGAGCCTGGGACAGACCTCTCTGTCCAGAGACAGCTGGCTGAGAGCCAAACACATGGACGCGCTGCGGAGGAGCCGGGTGGAGCAGCACAAGTGTGTCAACGGCAACGAGCCGTGA